The Arachis duranensis cultivar V14167 chromosome 9, aradu.V14167.gnm2.J7QH, whole genome shotgun sequence genomic sequence CATCTTCTTCATGGTATAGTGAGATAATGAACCTCCAGGAATGTCAAAAGTTTTGCCTGAAAAACTGTTCTTGTTCAGCATATTCAAGTTTGGATATTCGTAATGGAGGAAGTGGTTGTCTAATTTGGTTTCATAATCTTACTGACATTATACAATTCTCACAAGGGGGTCAAGACCTTTACCTAAAAGTCCCTTCTTCAGAATTGGGTAcctttcttttctccctttagtttctctctattttgatttattgTGGATTTTGGAATTATTCTAAGGTAACTAATAGTATTTTGGATTCCATTGCTATGTCTCACCTATggtttggatagtattttctcTCCTATAGATTTTGTGCATACTATACTTTTGGTTTTGGAAACAAAAGTACAAACACTATAAGTAGAATTGGGTAGTTTTGTAAGTTTGAAAACTGGAAAGGTGAGTTAAACTAAGCATTTTTGTATTGTAGCTTGAAATGCCATGCTTAAGAAGAGAGAGAATACTGTACTTGAAACAAGATCTTCCGGTAACAAGATTTTTCTAGCCTCTTTGGTATAAATTGTACCTAAATATGTTGAATTATTAATATACGGAAGTTTCTCACAGAAATTTTTGGAATAGGAGTAGTacttattgttattatattagcaATGCAATGAATGCCTATTAGTTGTTaaatagtaattatttttagaataaatacaCTATCTTTATTAGTCACTCAAAATTTGAAGAAAGTGGAACAAACTATGTCAAAGTAGAATCTTTTGTACTAAGTTGGGGAGTAATGAAGTTCAATATTTCTGACAATATTGCAGCTGCTAATGGCCATGGAAACATCAAGCAAAAGAAGGTAGGAATTGCAGTTGGTGTGATTATTTTCGGATTAATCACATGTGTCAGCATAATGATTATACATCCAGGTAGATATCCTTATGAGTTAATTTGCCATCTGCCATAAATAccgaaaaaaatagagaaaacaaaATATGGAAGTTGTTTGTTATAGACCCTCAGCTATTATTGACTGTTGTCTTCCAATCAATTAGggacaagaaaaataatttacagAGAAAAACAGATGCAAGAAGATATTGATCTACCAGCATTCAATTTCTCAGTCTTAGCTAAAGCTACCGAAAAATTTTCAAGCAGTAACAAACTTGGAGAAGGTGGTTTTGGAGAAGTATACAAGGTGAAATAGTAAAAAAGAATTCATCAGTTTCTATTTCCCTTAAAGAAACTCTAATGGTGCTAATGATTACTTTTCAGGGTACATTGACTGATGGGCAAGAGTTAGCCATAAAGAGACTTTCAAAAAAGTCTGGCCAAGGGTTGGAAGAGTTCAAAACTGAAGTAGCGTTGATGGCCAAACTTCAGCATCGTAATCTTGTGAAGCTTCTTGGTTTTTGCATTCAAGGAGTAGAAAAAATATTGGTCTATGAATACATGCCGAACAAAAGCCTGGACTACTTCATTTCTGGTTGGACCCTTTTCTACtatatattctaaaatatttgtgacaatattaatatttaatatgtaTAGTTTGTGTAGTTTTGAATTCTACAAGTGGTAAACTAAGCATGTCTACTTGATTTTTAGATGAAATTAGAAGGAAGTTGCTAGATTGGCCTAAACGTTTCAACATTATTAGCGGCATTGCTCGTGGACTTCTTTATCTTCATCAAGATTCTAGATTAAGAATTATTCATAGAGATCTAAAAACCAGCAACATTTTGCTGGACGCAAATTTGAATCCTAAAATATCAGACTTTGGCTTGGCACGAACATTCTTAGGCGATCAAGTGGAGGCTAACACAAACAGGATAGCTGGAACATAGTAAGTAAGATTCAATCTAATCTTGGTCCTTTATGATTgcatttgtattaattttggttTCACATTGTGCTTTCAGTGGTTATATGCCTCCTGAGTATGCAGTACATGGGCAATTCTCAATGAAGTCTGATGTGTTTAGCTATGGTGTGATAGTACTAGAGTTGTTAAGTGGAAAGAAGAACAGGGAATTCTCCGACCCGGAAAACTACCTTAATCTTCTTGGACATGTTAGCAAAATGACTTGACTTAACTATACCAACTAATAGTCTAATTCAGAtttcttcttttctaatttAATATTCTACTTTCCAATACTTTAGGCATGGAGATTATGGACTGATGACAGACCATTGGAGCTATTGGATGAATTGTTAAAGGGATGCACCCATTCTGAGGTCATAAGATGCATACAAGTCGGCCTATTATGCGTGCAACAAAGACCAGAAGACCGACCAGACATGTTATCTGTGGTCCTAATGCTAAATGGTGAGAAATTGTTGCCCAAGCCAAAGGTCCCTGGTTTTTATATTGAAAGAGGTGTTACAATTGAAGTAGATACTTTGTCGGGAAACGGCACACCGTTTTCAGCCAACGAAATTTCCATGACATTGTTAAATGCAAGATAGTATATGGACGCGAGAGAGTGACAtgattttatcttattatatgGAATAATCAGGTTATTATAGCATGAGTGCAGAATAGGCTAAGCTTTTATAGTCCTAGATTCAATATATTTGCTATGGATTTCTACTTTTGTCTTAAATTTCAACATATCCTAACACCTGTGTGGAATAAACAAAAAGTTCTGTACATTTTAAGGTATGTTAGATGAAATCTTATCCCATCTCAAAagttaattcttttaatttatgtagCAGGGGTTAATTGATTCTTATCCTATCTTATGCAGtttaaaccaaataaataaacaaataaaaattccatTTTTTAAGACACAACGCAGGAGCAATGCAACACAACAAATCGTTAATCAAGACATCAAGAAACGGAGCTTACCTCCATTGAGAACTGAATCTTTGCTGATTCTTATAACAGAAATTCAACCTACAGAAATATAACTAACACATGAAATGTAGTCCcgaaaaacaaaattaagagCAAATTTGTCAATTTGGGGAAAAGGTGAGATCTAATTTTACCGCCACAAGCTTTGGAATGCTTCGGATTTGCCAGAAAATCATAAACAAGAGACTGTAGCACACTAGCAGCTGCTTGAACTGATAATACTATCTCAAATAAAGTTACTCAGCGGATTTCGGAGCCACAAGTGGTTACAAATACAAATGCGGTTGCATCTAAACGAAATAGAAATAGTTTAATGTGAAGCCGCATGGATACTGATTCATGAATGCGTGTAATTGAGgaagtcattttttttttaatactttttataAGTGAGTCTTCCAAGCCCAAGCCACCACCATTTTCGTTGATGCTGTCCTGTCCTGTTGTATGCAATTGGCAGCTGAGAAGTGAGaaccaaaatttaataattaaaaaaatgaaaagaaaacaaaacagaTGTAGGTGTGGGTATCCCGGACTGGTGGTTGACGTTGGCTAGGGGTGGCAAATGGGCCTAAACCCGCCGGGCCGGCCCGtgtaacccgccaaaaaagaTGGGCTGGGCTGAAAAATTGGGaccgccaaatagcaaaagcccgcctaacccgcaccgcttaaaccgtGGGTTTTGGCGGGACGGGGCGGGCTTCTCCGCCGGGCTAAGGTTTTTATTAGTGAGggggtatttttgtaatttttttgccaAAACCTAACTTCGCCGaacctaacttacaagagtgtgaagataaaaattgagtgttttgaattatgtttatgttattttggagacaatatttataattatgttttggattatatttattttgatttggagagaatatttatacttatattttgaatgaaaatttggtttataattatatttattagatatttataattacaaagacgttaatgtttgtgaatataaaaaatataattttttatgccattagaaattataaatttattaatatggttgtgaaattatatatattacttagtagttaatagtaaaaaaaaaaagaggagNNNNNNNNNNNNNNNNNNNNNNNNNNNNNNNNNNTATATTTTttgtaaagaaaacataaaataatgaaaatacaaaaaaaattctaataaaaaaaactaacttCAATTCATATTATAGTCATTTctgtttaattaatttagttgttAGTTGTTTTATAGGACGTTataatatgaaattttttattttaataaataaattaattataataattactgaaataaataatttaaaaaatatttatcaaaataaatacttttcttttatttcgtTAGACAGGTGGACGCGATACGTGTATATCTTGAAATAAGAGAgaagtatttattttagtaaatattttttaaattatttattttaataattattataattaatttatttattaaaataaaaaaccctTATAATATGTTATTTGAAATTTAGTTTagacgaaaaaaattaaagtcatattgacaatataaattaaaaaataaatcacaaTTAAAAGTTAGTAATATacgaaaaataaatttcataatttaataatttataataacaataaccatgatacataatttaatttttaactatttaacaatattaattaatatacaaatattatttgattaatttatttttatattttatgaacacatgacaaaaaaaatttgttggtcAGTGGCCACTTAAAATCTCTATCTAGACTATAGATGCCAAAATAATCAGCACCCCGCAGGAATTATTGAGACAGGAGAGTGAATAGGACttacaaattttttatggaAACAGGACTTTGTCCAATTTAAgtaaacaacttaattaagttattttttaaaaaatagtttaaataataaataattatattaaaagtaatttataaataagttatattgtgtttggatttttagttttaaaaatatttattttatagaaatataataaaaaaaataatagtattatacgagaagtaatttttttaaatttttttataaactcctaaataactttttaaaaaactacaattttaattttaaaaattatacgaaacattaataatattactttttataaatcaaaagctcaaaagaattacttttaaaattttccaaACAAACCCTTTGTCTATGCAAATAAATAGAAATGGGAGCGAGAAATGAAGTATTTGCTCTACTGACACTTGCAAAAtacttacaaaaataaaattatttacataTCTTTATATAAGTGTATGTTtaatgatttttgtttttttttttaagtttaatcaataaataaattaataatgtatataatatttaaatttgcaATAGCCAATTATTTAGATTTGTGTCCTTACAAAGAAAAAGTACTATCACCAAGTTATAATcggttataaaaaattattatattattttgctataagttttttaatttaattttattttaatttagatattaatattttgtatgtatattgattataataaatttatttttggattatattttaatttgatagaatttaattcaattatattaatttttattatgattgcataattttttgaaaatttaatatgCATCGAATTATATACCTCTCTtgtcaaagaaaataaataaaaattcgtgataaaaaattaaaaatagaacagAAGACGttttactaaataaaaatgaactcATTACCATATCCCTAACCTAGATTCAAGCACGTTAGGCCAACAGAAGGGTTTAACCAAATTTCTCCTCTAACGTCTAATAATCAAGTTTCTCAGACTTACATGTTATAATGGGACTTCATATTTTAACCATTGGAGTTGCTTTTATGAGAAGTTAAATCCTAGTTGGAGGTATTGGAAAATAGTGATAAAATGACTAATCaatcttataaaaataaatattaaaaattaaaaaaaaaatttgttaaaaatcttGTTATTTTTTGAAGTAATTGTCAGagtctatttaaaattttttttcttaaaaaaaatgcttagaaaactaattaaagttatttcaaaagaaaaagtctaggggctagcaattttattgcattttggTCA encodes the following:
- the LOC107464274 gene encoding G-type lectin S-receptor-like serine/threonine-protein kinase At4g27290; this translates as MGMDNLRTLVIWFFLMSCMRTTTSSDSLGMAQYIRDGESLVSAGGSSELGFFSPGTSTSRYLGVWYRDTSGNPTVVWVANRERPLHNKSGVLQFSKMGILQLLDETNNTVWSSNISSKSWSNSIARILDSGNLVVTNGKNIYNSSFLWQSFDYPCDTLMPGMKIGWNFVTGQEKYVSSWKSEEDPAVGEYTIKIDPRGYPQIMVMKGSLISFRGGSWNGLYFTGSPSQNTQTFRSNFVLNGKEVYYEFEMLDTSIFTVLKEYPSGNGQYLVWTSQTRNKVQVTQVANQGGCERYAYCGSNAICIVDSNVAICKCLKGYIPNPSFPKPQNMSYWSNGCERQVALSCNNTNSFLRYTGIKLPDTSSSWYSEIMNLQECQKFCLKNCSCSAYSSLDIRNGGSGCLIWFHNLTDIIQFSQGGQDLYLKVPSSELAANGHGNIKQKKVGIAVGVIIFGLITCVSIMIIHPGTRKIIYREKQMQEDIDLPAFNFSVLAKATEKFSSSNKLGEGGFGEVYKGTLTDGQELAIKRLSKKSGQGLEEFKTEVALMAKLQHRNLVKLLGFCIQGVEKILVYEYMPNKSLDYFISDEIRRKLLDWPKRFNIISGIARGLLYLHQDSRLRIIHRDLKTSNILLDANLNPKISDFGLARTFLGDQVEANTNRIAGTYGYMPPEYAVHGQFSMKSDVFSYGVIVLELLSGKKNREFSDPENYLNLLGHAWRLWTDDRPLELLDELLKGCTHSEVIRCIQVGLLCVQQRPEDRPDMLSVVLMLNGEKLLPKPKVPGFYIERGVTIEVDTLSGNGTPFSANEISMTLLNAR